The DNA region GGAAAGGGATGCCCGGTTCCGGGCATCCCAGAAGGCAAAAAGCCCGGTGCATTCCCGGGCTTTTTGTGTTCGTATACCGTTTATCTTTTTAAATAATCAACCATCTTCTGATGCAATTCAGCCTCGGAGCATTGGAAGATTCCATTAAAATCATGAGGATTACGGATCACCTCGTTTAAAGTATCAACTCCATACTGCTCAATTACAAATTCCACGAACCTATAGGAGAACTGAAAGCCTTTCATCGTTTCGAAATCCCAGGTATCGTTATTCATTTAATCAAAAGAAGGAATCTCCAAATTGCGGATTGCATCTTCTGTCGACCCTTTGATGAAGTCTTCAGTCATCTGTTTGGCTTCATATCCTCCGATTCCCTGCCGTATCCATTTTGGAGCCGAGGGATTGATTTCACTGATTAACCACATGGTGAACAAGTGGACGGTACTTTTCAGAATAGATTGATACGTATGCTCGGGTCCCGGGTTCAACGGAGATACGATTTTAAGAATATTCCCCTCATAAGTGCCCATAAACCAATTCGGCGCATCGGCTTCTCCTACTGCCCGATGGAAGGTTGGCAGATCGGGGTATATTTCAATGATTACTTTTCGCAATGGATCGTGATGGTATTTCGACGAGACTCGTTCAACATGGTTCCCGAGTTCAACGAACAAGTCATGATGCACCTTATTCAGACGCTGGTGCGTCCCCTCGCCGTCACCCTTATTGACAATGGAAATAAAATCTTGAATGGACATGATGGTGATGTCCCCCCATTCTTTCAGTTCTTTCCTTAGTTTTTCCAGAGAGCGGTACAATCTGTTCTTCACCGCGCTTTCACGCATGCCAACGATCTTGGCGATTTCAGGCAGCGTGCAGTCCACAAAAAAGCGTAATGCAATGATTTCTTGGTCTAGCTCATTACATGCTTTAAGCGCGGCTCCAATATCAATCCGAAAATCAACATATTTCGTAAATTCAAGGGAGATCGATTGTGATTCGAAAGCCGTAATATCGAATGGAGCTTCTTTTTTGCGCGATAGTCTCCGATATTCGTTTTTTAACGTATTCTGGGCAATCTTGAAGATCCATGTGAATACATTAGAGCCGGCTCTAAAGTTGTGAAGATTTTCGACAGCCTTCAAAAAGACTTGCTGCGTCAAATCATCGCGGCCATGGGGTTCAATTTCACTGAAAAGTAAGTGCGGATTCTATGACGATACAGCTCATACGTGCTTTCAAAGCTTGTAATGCTAGCCTGCTTATCCGGATAAACAGACTTGGTGCCCTGCTTGGCGTCCTGAGCTCCTGACATTTTATAGAACCTCCTCTTGATTTACAATTAATTAGACACCGGGGCGGGCAAAAAAGCCACGGTCCTCCCCAAAAAATATTGCGGGTACCCTCGGAGAGGAAAGGGCGAAAAACTAGACAAACCCGGATGAACGATCCAATGGGACGGGTTACGCTGGGCCTAGGGATGTGATACTCTAGTAAAAGGGGAGATGCATTACGTTCGAAACTGCTAGAATTCGAGAGTGGACCCTCAGCGTATCGTGAAACGATCATGCTTTTTATAGAAGATGAAGGAGCTATCGCTAATGACAGATTTATTGATGTACGAACGGGAGTATTGGCCCCGTTATTTACATATTGCAGGTATTGATGAGGTCGGCCGCGGCTGTTTGTTCGGGGATGTTGTCGCCGCGGCCGTTATTTTGCCGAAGGGGCTTGTGATTGAGGGCATCAACGATTCGAAGAAGCTGAGCGCGAAGAAGCGGGATGCCCTTTATGAGGAGATTATGGAACATGCGCTTGCCGTAGGCGTCGGGAGAGTGGATGCGGAGACGATCGATCGTATGAATATTAAGCAGGCCGCCAGGCTCGCCATGAAATTGGCTCTGGAGCAGCTCGTTATCACTCCCGAATTTCTGCTAGTGGATGCCGAGCGGGTCGATTGCGATATCCCGCAGCAGGCGATCATCAAGGGAGATGCGAACAGCCAGTCGATCGCGGCGGCCTCGATCATCGCCAAAGTAACTCGCGATCGGTTGTGCGAAGGGGAATGGGAGGCACAGTATCCCGGATACGGAATTGCCGTACATAAAGGCTACGCCACGAAGACGCACCGGGAGCAGCTTCAGCTGCAAGGACCTACGCCGATGCACCGAAGAAGCTTTCTGAAAAATATGGAGATCGAGCAATTATCGCTGTTCTAACTTAAGCCCGATAAGCAGCCCGCCCTTGTCAAAAGGCGGGCTGCTGCCGATATATATTGGAAAAGGAACGTTTGGAGGAACCATCGTGAACATCGGATCGTTGATTCGCGGGCTGCTGGGAGAGCAGAAGCCGGGAGACGTCAAGGCGCTGGAACTGAAACCGGGTCAGGTCGTTCGCGGAGTTGTAATGAATGTATCGGACGCCGGGCAGGAAGCTGTCGTGCAAATTCAAGGCGTACAGGTCAAGGCCAAGCTGGAAACGCCGCTGCGTGCCGGCGAAACGGCGCTGCTGCAGGTCCAGCCGCCGGGCGAAGGGGGAACTGCGGTTCTCAAACCGTTATCCCAAATGCCAGGCCAGCCGTTGTCGCCATCGTCAATGTCGGAGGTATTGGAATTCGCCGGACTCCCGGATACGAAAGAGAATCGGGAAATGATCCGGAGCATGCAGCAAGCGGGAGTCCCATTGACCAAGGAGCATATCGCATCGTTTAAAGAAGTGATGATGGCTAAGCCTCCCCAAGTGCCCGCCGCGGAATGGGCGGAATCGGCGGCGATTGCGTTCCACCGCGGGCTGCCGGTTACCGCGGAGAGTGTGAGAGGACTGCATCAGGCGGTATTCGGCCCGCAGCTGCATCAGCTGCTGCAAAGCCTCGAGGGGCAGCTTGCGCATG from Paenibacillus ihbetae includes:
- a CDS encoding ribonuclease HII, giving the protein MTDLLMYEREYWPRYLHIAGIDEVGRGCLFGDVVAAAVILPKGLVIEGINDSKKLSAKKRDALYEEIMEHALAVGVGRVDAETIDRMNIKQAARLAMKLALEQLVITPEFLLVDAERVDCDIPQQAIIKGDANSQSIAAASIIAKVTRDRLCEGEWEAQYPGYGIAVHKGYATKTHREQLQLQGPTPMHRRSFLKNMEIEQLSLF
- a CDS encoding RNA polymerase sigma factor, with translation MTQQVFLKAVENLHNFRAGSNVFTWIFKIAQNTLKNEYRRLSRKKEAPFDITAFESQSISLEFTKYVDFRIDIGAALKACNELDQEIIALRFFVDCTLPEIAKIVGMRESAVKNRLYRSLEKLRKELKEWGDITIMSIQDFISIVNKGDGEGTHQRLNKVHHDLFVELGNHVERVSSKYHHDPLRKVIIEIYPDLPTFHRAVGEADAPNWFMGTYEGNILKIVSPLNPGPEHTYQSILKSTVHLFTMWLISEINPSAPKWIRQGIGGYEAKQMTEDFIKGSTEDAIRNLEIPSFD